The Desulfuromonas sp. DNA segment TGAGCGTGATCACGCTATCCACGAATTTGGCGACATCCTTCTGACCGTTGTCAACCTGGGACGGCAACTCGATATTGATGCTGAAACAACCCTGCAGCAGACAATGAACCGCTTCCGGTCGAGATTCATCCGTATGGAAGAGTTAATTGCAGCTGACCATCTCGATATTTATTCAATAGATCTGGATTGCATGAACGGTTACTGGCAGCAGGCAAAGAAAGATGAACAGGCAGATTGACAAAAAACCACTTAAAATCAGTGTGTTGTATACACTCTTGAACGTTTTCCACAAAAACTGTTGATAAAATGTTAAAAAGGTTGTGTATAAAATTATCGACGCTGTATCTATCGTAGGAAATGCCATTTTGCACAATTTTTAATCAAATTAAAATAACTTGTAAATTCAATGACTTATGCTACAAAGGTGACAAATGATAGCCAAAGATTAGAATAAGTTACCTTTCGAACCATATTTCTCAATTTAAGGTATTATTGTGTTTGTAAAGCTCTCTATCCTGTTTATAACCATCCCTATTTGTGAGATTTTCATCTTTCTCCAGGCGGGAGAAATCATTGGCCTGTGGCCGACGATCCTGACCGTTGTCCTGACCGGTCTCGCCGGTGCTTATCTGGCCCGGACCCAGGGTTTTGATCTGCTTCAGCGAATCGGGAAAAGCATGGATGCTGGCGAATTGCCGGCAAATGAACTTGTTGACGGAGTTTTTATCTTGTCAGGCGGGTTACTGTTATTAACGCCGGGCTTTCTGACCGACCTGTTGGGGTTCATCTGTCTTGCACCGATCAGTCGAATACCGTTGAAGCAGTTGCTGGTTGGCTGGTTTAAGAGAAAGGTTGAAAAGGGTGAGATCGTAATTGGCAGATACTAGTCAGGCGGCAAGCAGGGTGTAGGAATCTTCGACCAGAGCATCCATGTAGTCCTCTACATATATCGACTCAACAGTCGGGACCCGGTCAAAGGGATTGTCGGCGATCAGCGGTTGAATCAATTTCACCCCGGAGATGCCGCTACTCATGAATATGACACCGCACACCAATGGCAAACCGGCGTTGGCAAGGAAATGCAAAGCCAACCCCCGACTCCTGCCCCAGACCCGTTTCATCGAAGTCAGTCGATAAAACTCGTGGTCAGCCATAACCTGCAGCAGTGACAGCATGGCGACTACAAAAGAAAAAATTCCCATTGCGATGTAAGATTTCATACTAACCCCCACAACGGTTTTTTTTCATTCTATCAATTCATCGGGACAATTTCCAGAAACAAAACCATTCACTGTCGACTGCTATTCACCAATAATCTTCACCAACACCCTCTTTTTGCGATTCCCGTCAAATTCCCCGTAAAAGATCTGCTCCCAGGGGCCAAAATCGAGACACCCTTGACTGATCGCAACGACAACCTCACGCCCCATTACCGATCTTTTCAGGTGGGCATCACCATTATCTTCGCCGGTCAGGTTATGTTGGTATCTTGATAATGGCTGATGCGGAGCCAATTCTTCCAGCCATTTATCAAAATCGGCATGCAGACCGCTTTCATCATCATTGATAAAAACAGATGCTGTGATATGCATTGCATTGACAAGGCAAAACCCTTCATCTATGGAGCTTTCCCGGAGGCACTCTTTGACCTCAGGTGTAATATTGACAAAGCCCCGGCGCGACGGAATATCAAAACAGAGTTCTTTTCGAAATGATTTCATATCTTCCTCCATCCATTGTATAATGGGAATATATATGAATATGTCCGCGTCATCAACAAACGCCAAACGTATATATGCCATTATCTGCTGCCTGCTGACGACTCTGCTCATTACAGGGTGTGAGCGGGGACTGAACATGGATGGAGATGGGGACACCCGTGCCAAAATAATCTCCGAAAACCACGTCCGTACCGTTCTTGATACATACCAGAAATTTTCTTATCGATGGGACCAGATTGATGCAGGCGTCCCACCCTTGATGCTTGAGGAATTCCCGACCGACATCCATCTGATCCGCTCTACCGATAAAAAGAAAAAGTTTTTCTTTCTGTCGGTTCTGCCGCTGGCCCTGATGGGAAATAACGAAATCAGGCAGCATCGGAATGCTGTTGAGTACTACCTTGGTTTTATCGACCAGGGCAAGGAGCTCTCGCTACACCAACATGAAGAATTATTAAAGATACAGAGCTATTATAAAGTGGAAGGCGATATACTGCATGACCGCTCGGCACGCGAGCGCCTGCTTCGGCGCGTCGATACCATCCCCCCTTCCCTGACTCTCGCCCAGGCGGCTAACGAATCGGGCTGGGGCCTGTCTCGATTTGCCCAACAGGCCAACAATATCTTCGGGGAATGGACATTTACCCCCGGGACCGGCCTGGTGCCCAAAGGCCGACCCGAGGGCGAGATCTATGAAGTCAGACGATTTGACAGCCTGTATGCTTCGATCCGATCCTACCTGCGCAACCTGAATACGCATCGGGCCTATCGATCAATGCGGAGCGTCCGTCAAAGACTCCGCGACAACAACCTGCCATTAACCGGCTACACCCTGGCCGGAGAGATGCAATTCTATTCCACCCGCCGCGAAGCTTATGTCAGGGAGATCCGGGCGATAATCTCCACCAATCATCTGGAGAAGGTGAATAACGTAGCACTGCTCGAGCGGGCGGTGCCGGCGCCGGTTGAAGATGCGCCAAGGAAGAAGGGGTTGCTCAGTTCCGGAGACGGTCGACCAAACCCTTCAGAAACCTGAATCAAGACGGAACCAGGGTTGACTGAACCAGGCCCAGCCCCCTCCTTTTTTCAGAGGAGCGGTCAGAGTGTACTTGTTCCGCCGACCGGCCAGGGGTTTTTCCGCCCTGATGGCAACAACCCCCTCCTGATGATTAACAATTTCAATCAGCAGACGGTTATCCCCCTGGACGAAGCCCTGAAGTTGTCCCAGATCGTATTCGTCGGGCGCGATCCTGACTTTCAGAGTCGGCGGATCAACATCTAGCAAAACAGGGCTTGGCGGAGAGAGCACGGCAGCATTGAGCGCATGCATCGACGCTTTGCTGCGAAAGGATTGCAGGCTGGCAAAAGGACCACCCATCGGGAATCGGGGAAGAGCAAAAAGATCGCTTTCACTTGATATAACTCCTGACTGCTGGGCTACGGCAGCACTGAAACCGAGTGAACGGACCAGCTTGGCCAGGCGGGGAGAGTATTCGCCATAGGGGTAGGCAAAGATTCGTGGGCGTGATCCGAGTTCGCGCGCGAAGACTTCTTGCGCCCTGAGGATATCAGCCCTGACCCTCTCTTCCCATCCGGCTCGATCTTCACCGTCCTCCCGTTCAAGCAGATAATCATGGGTTGCGGTATGGTTGCCGATTTCGACACCCTCCGCCGACAATTTCCTTAACTGATCCCAGTCGAGGTACCCGGGACTGCCTACGCCATCGGTATTAACAAACAGGGTGACCGGAATCCTGTATTTCCGAATCAGGGGCATTGCATTTTCGAGGAAAGAATCGAAAGCATCATCGACCGTAATTGCCACAACCTGACCAGGCAGGCCTTCAGCTGTATGCAGAGAGTCGACAATTGCAGAAAGGGACACCACGGTCTGACCGCTCTTCTTCAGGTGTTCAAGATGGCTCGCAAACAAATCGGGGTCTATATTGGTAGAAGGATAGCGGCTTTCGCCAAACCGGTGATAGATGAACACATTGGCCTCTCCGGCATCAACAGCAGCGGGGTTGGCCAGCAAGGAGAGCAGGAGGATGAGAATAAACAGAACCGGGACCAGCAGGATTCTGACCGGTGAAAAATTCATATTGATTTCACCTTGCCGCGCAGGTAGCGCCGAATGGAGTTGCGAGCCTTTGGTGTCACTGCCCATTCAAGCCATTTCGGAAGGACCATAACTGTTTCTGCACGGGTAATATCGACCTGATCACCATCCATCAGTCGGGATTTCAAAAGCCTGGTTCTTCCGTTGATGCGGGCATTAACAGCGTGCAAACCGAGCTTTTCGTGAATATCGAAGGCAAAATCAAGAACGCAACTCCCTTCGGGAAGTACCCGCATATCGCCCAGGGGGGTATAGACCTGAATGGTTCTGGAGGCAAGCCGAAGAGATTCGGCATCAAAAGCAGTCTCACCTTCGAGCAGGGCATGCATCAGTTCGGCAAAGTTTTTCTTTCTGAACTCAAAACCCGGGGCCAGAACGCCCGAATCATTGAAGCGCGCCAGTTTGCGTGTCGTGATTTCGATCCGCACCCTCTCCTCACCCGCCTGAATTGTCGATTTCAATGACTGATAGCCATGCAGGGAGGGGACTGAAAGGTGATCACGGAGTTTGCCGGGAATCGGTGGATAGAGCCCGTGTATCAAGCCGAGAGCCATATACGCTTCCATCGTGTGATCAACCTGTATATCAAGCGTGTAAACAGCCTGTAATCCTCTTTTTATAGCGCGTGCTGCCGGAATCGTAAAAGCCCGCCAGCGGTTGTTGAGGGAAAAGGAAATTTTATGGTGATCAAGCGCGGAATGAATCTCGGCTCGCAACTTTCGTAAAAAAACCTTGGAACTCGACTTGATTTCCTTCAGCCCGTTATTGTAGCGTTTTGCCCGGGTTGGATAAAGAATATTGAGTGACAGGGATTCGAGTTCGGTCGAAACGTAACCCATCCCGAGATGCAGGGCCAGGGGGACATATATTTTACGTGTCTCTTCGGCAATCAGGGACTGTTTGGCTGCCGGCAAAGCCCCGATCGTCTGCAGATTGTCAACCCGGTCCCAGAATTTCAGACAGAGAACCCGGATGTCTTCAATGGCAACCAGTAACTGTTTCCGGTAGGTTTTTTCCTTGAGTACATTGCGGCTGAGATTTCTATCGGCAGCCTTGGTCAGACCGCTGACAAGCAGTGACACCTCACTGCCAAACTTTTCTTCTACATGGCTCAGGGTGACCGGGGTATCTTCGACGACATCATGAAGAAGAGCCGCAATAACGGACGGGAACCCCATCCAGTGCCGGGCCGCCAATAGTGCTACCCGCAATGGATGAAAAAAATATGGTTCTCCCGATTTGCGGAATTGATCGGCATGGGAGTCGCGACCTAACTCGATCGCCTTGTGGAAACTGTCGATACTGTGGTCGAACTCCGCTTCAGACATACCACCGCCGTGGTGCGTGACCAGCAACTCCAGGATATCATTGATCAGACGTTGCTCGAGGCGCTTATCGTATTTCCGGGGCGTATCCGGCAGTATTTCAGCGATCAGGGAATCAGCCATCGTTACCGTTTATCTTATTCCGCTAATGATTTGTCTTCAAGTAAAAGTATGCGTTTAGCCGGGGGGCCAGGTCATATCCCGGCCGCCGAGTAAATGAAAATGAATATGCCACACCATCTGGCCTCCGTCCGAATTACAGTTTACAACAACCCTGAAACCATCGTCGGCGAAACCGAGATCATGCGCTACCTTGCCGGCTACCTGGTAAACATGCCCGATCATATCATTGTCGGCCG contains these protein-coding regions:
- a CDS encoding membrane protein FxsA is translated as MFVKLSILFITIPICEIFIFLQAGEIIGLWPTILTVVLTGLAGAYLARTQGFDLLQRIGKSMDAGELPANELVDGVFILSGGLLLLTPGFLTDLLGFICLAPISRIPLKQLLVGWFKRKVEKGEIVIGRY
- a CDS encoding secondary thiamine-phosphate synthase enzyme, producing MKSFRKELCFDIPSRRGFVNITPEVKECLRESSIDEGFCLVNAMHITASVFINDDESGLHADFDKWLEELAPHQPLSRYQHNLTGEDNGDAHLKRSVMGREVVVAISQGCLDFGPWEQIFYGEFDGNRKKRVLVKIIGE
- a CDS encoding phosphohydrolase, producing MADSLIAEILPDTPRKYDKRLEQRLINDILELLVTHHGGGMSEAEFDHSIDSFHKAIELGRDSHADQFRKSGEPYFFHPLRVALLAARHWMGFPSVIAALLHDVVEDTPVTLSHVEEKFGSEVSLLVSGLTKAADRNLSRNVLKEKTYRKQLLVAIEDIRVLCLKFWDRVDNLQTIGALPAAKQSLIAEETRKIYVPLALHLGMGYVSTELESLSLNILYPTRAKRYNNGLKEIKSSSKVFLRKLRAEIHSALDHHKISFSLNNRWRAFTIPAARAIKRGLQAVYTLDIQVDHTMEAYMALGLIHGLYPPIPGKLRDHLSVPSLHGYQSLKSTIQAGEERVRIEITTRKLARFNDSGVLAPGFEFRKKNFAELMHALLEGETAFDAESLRLASRTIQVYTPLGDMRVLPEGSCVLDFAFDIHEKLGLHAVNARINGRTRLLKSRLMDGDQVDITRAETVMVLPKWLEWAVTPKARNSIRRYLRGKVKSI
- a CDS encoding histidine triad nucleotide-binding protein; this translates as MSEECLFCKIVKGEIPAKIVFEDDRLLVFEDIDPQAPTHLLIVPRKHIRTVLDLTTADNDMIGHVYQVAGKVAHDLGFADDGFRVVVNCNSDGGQMVWHIHFHLLGGRDMTWPPG